Proteins encoded together in one Mycolicibacter minnesotensis window:
- a CDS encoding SufE family protein, with protein MSLPEGLAQVVSDFAEVEGQDKLRLLIEFADELPALPDDLAESAMEPVPECQSPLFLHVDAADRQRVRLYFSAPVEAPTTRGFASIWAAGLDGQPADVILGVPEDFASTLGLAALISPLRLRGMSAMLTRIKRHLRAA; from the coding sequence ATGAGCCTGCCGGAGGGACTGGCGCAGGTGGTATCCGACTTCGCCGAAGTCGAGGGCCAGGACAAGCTGCGACTGCTGATCGAATTCGCCGACGAACTGCCCGCACTGCCTGACGACCTGGCCGAATCGGCCATGGAACCGGTACCAGAGTGCCAGTCTCCGTTGTTCCTGCATGTCGACGCCGCCGACCGCCAGCGGGTGCGGCTGTACTTCAGCGCGCCGGTAGAGGCACCGACGACGCGAGGCTTCGCGTCGATCTGGGCCGCCGGCCTCGACGGCCAGCCCGCCGACGTCATCCTGGGCGTACCGGAGGATTTCGCCTCCACGCTGGGGCTGGCGGCCCTGATCAGCCCGCTGCGGCTACGCGGAATGTCGGCCATGTTGACCCGCATCAAGCGGCATTTACGCGCCGCCTAA